One part of the Rhizobium rhizogenes genome encodes these proteins:
- a CDS encoding ABC transporter permease translates to MNSQGVLRRQPWIITLVVLAVLVAVNTFLQPSFVQPSVLQSNLTTFLPLILVAIGQTYVILAGDIDLSVGSIVALANVVTVSVIAALGGTTGAVFAGMAAGAAVGLLCGLVNGFFISGLRFQPIVTTFATGIIFAGLAIWVLPQAGLPVPEAYWQTYSGSFIGLPFVLWVLLAGIAFTLIVSRIPFHTHLLAVGGNRTGAFQTGLRLSGIRIGAYMISGLFSALAALCLTGETASGDPLLGASLALSSISAVVLGGTALSGGFGSSTGSIAGALVLGMIGNVIFFAGLPFEYQTLVQGLIVLTALAGGVLVTRR, encoded by the coding sequence ATGAATTCCCAAGGCGTTCTGCGCAGGCAACCCTGGATCATCACCCTCGTCGTTCTGGCCGTTCTCGTTGCCGTGAACACGTTTTTGCAGCCATCCTTCGTTCAGCCCTCCGTGCTGCAATCGAACCTGACGACGTTTCTGCCGCTGATCCTGGTCGCCATCGGCCAGACCTACGTCATTCTGGCCGGAGATATCGATCTGTCGGTCGGCAGCATCGTGGCGCTCGCCAATGTCGTCACCGTCAGCGTCATCGCCGCGCTCGGTGGCACGACGGGTGCTGTCTTCGCCGGCATGGCGGCGGGTGCGGCTGTCGGGCTGCTGTGCGGACTGGTCAATGGTTTCTTCATTTCCGGCCTGCGCTTCCAGCCGATCGTCACCACCTTCGCGACCGGTATCATCTTTGCCGGTCTGGCGATCTGGGTCTTGCCGCAGGCAGGTCTTCCGGTGCCGGAAGCCTATTGGCAGACCTATTCCGGCAGCTTCATCGGCCTGCCATTCGTGCTGTGGGTGCTTTTGGCCGGCATCGCTTTCACGCTGATCGTGTCGCGCATTCCTTTCCACACGCATCTGCTTGCCGTCGGCGGCAATCGCACCGGCGCCTTCCAGACGGGTCTGCGCCTCTCCGGCATCCGCATCGGCGCATACATGATCTCCGGCCTGTTTTCGGCGCTGGCGGCGCTGTGCCTGACGGGCGAAACCGCCTCGGGCGACCCGCTGCTTGGCGCAAGTCTGGCGTTGTCTTCCATCTCGGCCGTGGTTCTGGGCGGTACCGCACTTTCCGGTGGTTTCGGCAGCTCGACCGGGTCGATTGCCGGCGCGCTGGTGCTGGGCATGATCGGCAATGTGATTTTCTTTGCGGGCCTGCCCTTCGAGTACCAGACACTGGTACAGGGTTTGATCGTGCTGACGGCGCTGGCCGGCGGTGTTCTGGTGACGAGGCGTTGA
- a CDS encoding sugar ABC transporter ATP-binding protein, with the protein MANALEAAGITKNFGAVRALSAGRLTVGRGEIHALLGANGCGKSTLCKIVAGAVAPTSGTIRFNGAEVRFKSPRDAENAGIALFYQELSLVPQLSVADNIFLGREPKRGIFVDGKVLKAEAARLIALFDGVAGEGLEPDAIVGNLPPDQRQLVEILKVFAQNASLMIMDEATAALDGRQSQRFFEILRAKKADGISTIMISHRLDEVFAVCDRITVMRNGATISELDTAATTREAVVHDMVGDVRAAPARQQGRAAAAPSLKVTDVAGDGVRGVTLEAYPGEIVGLAGLQGQGQSALLKGLFGATPFATGQVRFEGREITIGKPSQAVHNGFAYVSGDRGRDASLQGRSIFENLVAALMVREKMRLVRPATLKPRVQKVADDMKTKFAGMDMAIGTLSGGNQQKIFISRWLATAPKLLLLDDPTKGIDLGAKADLFALMRQQADAGATILLYSSEDAEILEYADRILVFNGGRISAELTGADMTSVNMTRAAYGDAA; encoded by the coding sequence ATGGCGAACGCTTTGGAAGCGGCCGGCATAACGAAGAATTTTGGCGCCGTGCGCGCGCTTTCCGCCGGCAGGCTGACCGTCGGTCGCGGTGAAATTCACGCGCTGCTGGGCGCCAATGGCTGCGGCAAGAGCACGCTTTGCAAGATCGTTGCGGGCGCGGTCGCGCCGACCAGCGGCACGATCCGGTTCAACGGTGCGGAAGTGCGCTTCAAAAGCCCGCGGGATGCCGAAAATGCCGGTATTGCGCTGTTTTATCAGGAACTCAGCCTCGTTCCGCAGCTTTCGGTCGCCGATAATATCTTTCTCGGCCGCGAGCCGAAACGTGGCATCTTTGTCGACGGCAAGGTGCTGAAGGCCGAAGCGGCCAGACTGATCGCGCTGTTTGATGGTGTGGCTGGCGAAGGGCTGGAGCCGGACGCGATTGTCGGCAATCTGCCGCCCGATCAGCGCCAGCTCGTCGAAATCCTCAAGGTCTTCGCCCAGAATGCCAGCCTGATGATCATGGACGAGGCGACGGCGGCGCTCGATGGCCGTCAGTCCCAGCGCTTTTTCGAGATACTCCGGGCCAAGAAGGCGGACGGTATCTCGACCATCATGATTTCCCACCGCCTCGACGAGGTTTTCGCGGTCTGCGACCGCATTACCGTGATGCGCAACGGCGCGACGATTTCCGAACTCGACACCGCAGCCACCACCCGTGAAGCCGTCGTGCACGACATGGTCGGTGATGTCCGCGCAGCACCCGCCCGCCAGCAGGGACGCGCTGCTGCCGCACCCAGCCTCAAGGTGACGGATGTTGCAGGTGATGGTGTTCGTGGCGTTACCCTGGAAGCCTATCCGGGTGAAATCGTCGGTTTGGCTGGTTTGCAGGGGCAGGGCCAATCGGCCTTGCTGAAGGGCCTTTTTGGTGCAACGCCCTTTGCGACAGGCCAAGTCCGCTTCGAGGGCCGTGAAATCACCATCGGCAAGCCTTCGCAGGCGGTTCACAACGGTTTTGCCTATGTCTCGGGCGATCGCGGCCGGGACGCCTCGCTTCAGGGCCGGTCGATCTTCGAAAATCTCGTTGCCGCGCTCATGGTGCGCGAAAAGATGCGGCTGGTTCGGCCCGCAACTTTGAAGCCGCGGGTGCAAAAGGTCGCTGATGATATGAAGACGAAGTTTGCCGGCATGGACATGGCCATCGGTACGCTTTCCGGTGGCAACCAGCAGAAGATCTTCATTTCCCGCTGGCTTGCCACAGCGCCGAAACTGCTTCTGCTGGATGATCCGACCAAGGGTATCGATCTCGGCGCCAAGGCCGATCTCTTCGCGTTGATGCGGCAACAGGCCGATGCCGGTGCGACCATTCTTCTCTACTCCTCGGAAGATGCGGAAATCCTCGAATATGCCGACCGCATTCTCGTGTTCAACGGCGGACGCATCTCTGCTGAACTGACCGGAGCCGACATGACATCCGTCAACATGACCCGCGCCGCCTATGGAGACGCCGCATGA
- a CDS encoding substrate-binding domain-containing protein has product MFRHLMAAAAMVLAAGTSVHAQEQSFKIGLSNSFVGSEWRTQMIEEAQAAAKAWGEKGVKVEVVVQSGNVDVQGQIGHIRNFMNQGVDAILINPGSPTAFDPIFAQAKARNILVIATDAEVSSKDAIYVGIDQKAWAAQSAQWLADALKGKGSVVAINGIAGNPANEARVAGYREVFKKYPDIKVLNEANASWDQAQGQQAMQNLLATYPDISGVWVQDGMADGAWRAIEAAGKTKDIAATGEIRKDFMTRWEKEKFNSGASVNPPGVMASALNVAVLKLQGKEFKDGVFGGTYGNAIYIPIPFVSNDNLADNIKAADGKPGYWSVTATVTPEQAGEFFK; this is encoded by the coding sequence ATGTTTAGACATTTGATGGCTGCCGCTGCGATGGTGTTGGCGGCCGGCACGTCCGTGCACGCGCAGGAACAGAGCTTCAAGATCGGTCTCTCCAATTCATTCGTTGGTAGCGAATGGCGCACGCAGATGATCGAAGAGGCTCAGGCTGCCGCGAAGGCGTGGGGCGAAAAGGGCGTCAAGGTCGAGGTTGTTGTCCAGAGCGGCAATGTTGATGTGCAGGGGCAGATTGGCCATATCCGCAATTTCATGAATCAGGGCGTTGATGCGATCCTTATCAACCCCGGCAGCCCGACGGCCTTCGATCCGATCTTCGCGCAGGCAAAGGCGCGCAACATTCTCGTTATCGCGACTGACGCCGAAGTGTCCTCGAAGGATGCGATCTATGTCGGCATCGACCAGAAGGCATGGGCGGCACAGTCCGCGCAATGGCTTGCGGATGCGCTGAAGGGCAAGGGAAGCGTCGTCGCCATCAATGGCATCGCCGGCAACCCGGCAAACGAAGCCCGCGTCGCCGGTTACCGCGAAGTGTTCAAGAAATATCCTGACATCAAGGTGCTGAACGAAGCCAATGCGAGCTGGGATCAGGCGCAGGGCCAGCAGGCCATGCAGAACCTGCTTGCCACCTATCCCGACATCAGCGGCGTCTGGGTGCAGGACGGCATGGCGGACGGCGCATGGCGCGCCATCGAAGCCGCCGGCAAGACCAAGGACATTGCCGCGACCGGTGAAATCCGCAAGGACTTCATGACCCGCTGGGAAAAGGAAAAGTTCAATTCCGGCGCTTCGGTCAATCCTCCCGGTGTCATGGCCAGCGCGCTCAACGTTGCTGTCCTGAAGCTGCAGGGCAAGGAATTCAAGGACGGCGTCTTCGGCGGCACCTATGGTAACGCCATCTATATTCCGATCCCCTTCGTCAGCAACGACAACCTTGCCGACAATATCAAGGCCGCCGATGGCAAGCCCGGTTACTGGTCCGTCACGGCAACCGTGACGCCGGAGCAGGCTGGCGAGTTCTTCAAGTAA
- a CDS encoding cupin domain-containing protein has translation MEILRAGTRASAKGPETWFTGTVRIDPLFNPFDAERVQGAQVTFEPGARTAWHTHPLGQTLIVVSGFGRVQREGGPVEEIRPGDVVWFAPGERHWHGAAPNVAMTHIALQEVKDGKVVDWLEHVTDEQYGG, from the coding sequence GTGGAAATATTACGCGCAGGAACCCGAGCGTCCGCCAAAGGCCCCGAGACATGGTTCACGGGAACAGTCCGCATCGATCCGCTCTTCAACCCCTTTGATGCGGAGCGGGTGCAGGGCGCCCAGGTCACCTTCGAGCCCGGCGCCCGCACCGCCTGGCATACCCACCCGCTCGGCCAGACACTGATCGTCGTCTCCGGCTTTGGCCGCGTGCAGCGCGAGGGTGGCCCGGTGGAGGAAATCCGCCCCGGAGACGTCGTGTGGTTCGCGCCCGGCGAAAGACACTGGCATGGCGCGGCACCCAATGTCGCCATGACCCATATCGCGCTTCAGGAGGTCAAGGACGGCAAGGTGGTGGACTGGCTGGAACATGTTACCGACGAGCAATATGGCGGCTGA
- a CDS encoding SulP family inorganic anion transporter, protein MSVTLSRRDVIAGLSIAGLMLPEAIAYSGIAGVPAQHAILAAIMGCIVYAVFGQSRFAVVSPTSSSAAILAAMLATLSVTPAQKMLLVAISVALVGILFLLAAATRLGALSSVISRPVLRGFAFGLAILITIKQLPSLFGIKEATGEPLAILLQILSHPQDWCPESIAVGLTALALLLFLRRRPAIPGSLVVIVAGIAASILLDLQSRGVAIVGPIDLAGIWAGPLSVSLDDVAHVARFAPPLVLILFAESWGTIRSFSLRHGESVDSNRELRAFGFANIASAAVQGMPVGAGFSAGAASEAVGPQSRFASAIAAIGLAIFSLLASGWFAYIPQAVLAAVIAVALLHALDPTPIIRLWRLGNDAWLALAAAASVLAFGVLNGMLVAVALSFAVFVRRLSLPHVMHLGRLGDSHDFVDMERHPDAKDISGMIILRPAQPLFFGNAEPILAAVTKRIAARPELHVAIISLEESFELDSTALDALLEFDTAMQRGGTTVYYARMHDHVRDLLLAGGGDNLVAHSSFSVDDAVTTAMGRENSHATAS, encoded by the coding sequence ATGTCCGTGACATTGAGCCGGCGTGATGTGATTGCTGGATTGTCGATCGCCGGCCTGATGCTGCCGGAAGCCATCGCCTATTCGGGAATTGCCGGCGTTCCGGCCCAGCACGCCATTCTCGCGGCCATCATGGGCTGCATCGTCTATGCCGTTTTTGGCCAGAGCCGGTTTGCGGTGGTGTCCCCCACATCGTCCTCCGCCGCGATCCTGGCGGCCATGCTGGCCACGCTCTCCGTCACACCGGCGCAGAAGATGCTGCTTGTTGCCATTTCTGTCGCGCTGGTGGGCATCCTGTTTCTTCTGGCGGCCGCCACGCGGCTCGGCGCGCTGTCGAGCGTAATCTCACGCCCGGTATTGCGGGGTTTTGCGTTCGGCCTTGCCATCCTGATCACGATCAAGCAATTACCGAGCCTCTTTGGAATAAAGGAAGCGACCGGGGAACCTCTGGCGATCCTTTTGCAGATCCTGTCCCATCCGCAGGACTGGTGTCCCGAAAGCATCGCCGTCGGCCTTACCGCGCTTGCGCTGCTCCTATTCCTGCGCAGGCGCCCGGCCATTCCCGGCAGCCTTGTCGTCATCGTGGCAGGTATTGCCGCCTCTATCTTGCTCGATCTTCAAAGCCGCGGCGTCGCCATTGTCGGCCCCATCGATCTCGCCGGAATATGGGCCGGCCCGCTTTCGGTGTCGCTCGATGACGTCGCGCATGTCGCCCGCTTCGCGCCGCCGCTGGTCCTCATTCTCTTTGCGGAATCCTGGGGCACGATCCGCAGCTTTTCGCTGCGCCATGGCGAGAGCGTCGATTCCAATCGCGAATTGCGGGCCTTCGGGTTTGCCAATATCGCCAGCGCCGCCGTGCAGGGCATGCCGGTCGGCGCCGGTTTTTCCGCCGGTGCGGCAAGCGAGGCAGTCGGGCCGCAGAGCCGGTTCGCCTCGGCCATCGCCGCAATCGGCCTTGCAATCTTCAGCCTGCTCGCCTCCGGCTGGTTCGCCTACATTCCACAGGCGGTGCTGGCAGCCGTCATCGCCGTAGCCCTTCTGCACGCGCTCGATCCGACGCCGATCATCCGCTTGTGGCGGCTTGGCAACGACGCCTGGCTGGCGCTTGCCGCCGCCGCCAGCGTGCTGGCATTCGGCGTTCTGAACGGCATGCTCGTTGCCGTGGCGCTATCCTTCGCGGTCTTTGTCCGCCGGCTTTCCCTGCCGCACGTGATGCATCTCGGAAGGCTGGGCGACAGCCACGATTTCGTTGATATGGAACGCCACCCGGATGCCAAGGACATATCCGGCATGATCATTTTGCGCCCGGCGCAGCCGCTGTTTTTCGGCAATGCCGAGCCGATCCTTGCCGCCGTCACCAAACGTATCGCCGCAAGGCCGGAACTGCATGTCGCGATCATCAGTCTCGAGGAAAGTTTCGAACTGGATTCCACCGCGCTCGATGCGCTGCTGGAATTCGATACGGCGATGCAGCGTGGCGGCACCACGGTCTATTATGCCCGCATGCACGACCATGTCCGGGACCTGCTGCTCGCCGGTGGCGGAGACAATCTGGTGGCGCACAGCAGTTTCAGCGTCGATGATGCCGTAACCACGGCCATGGGCCGGGAGAACAGCCATGCCACAGCCTCTTGA
- a CDS encoding ParB-like protein, whose product MPQPLEPHLSPIEITALRPTQMTVGLREVENKRKQWAAIRDEKGPDFLGHHMVPVVIGYKQRLYLVDHHHLALALHDEGVKHVLTSIVADLSHLGRQEFWSVMDHRSLVYPFNADGKRCPIDELPKRIVDLEDDPFRSLAGAVRDAGGFAKIEAPFTEFLWADFFRRRVSGKDLRHSFDETIEKAVELARSHEARHLPGWCGRAG is encoded by the coding sequence ATGCCACAGCCTCTTGAACCCCACCTCAGCCCGATTGAAATCACCGCGCTCAGACCGACCCAGATGACGGTCGGCCTGCGTGAGGTGGAAAACAAGCGCAAACAATGGGCCGCCATCCGCGATGAAAAAGGACCGGATTTTCTCGGCCACCACATGGTGCCCGTCGTCATCGGCTACAAGCAGCGTCTCTATCTGGTCGACCATCATCATCTTGCGCTGGCTTTGCATGACGAGGGCGTGAAACATGTCCTGACCAGCATCGTTGCCGATCTCTCTCATCTCGGCCGGCAGGAATTCTGGTCGGTGATGGATCATCGCAGTCTTGTTTACCCCTTCAACGCGGACGGCAAGCGTTGTCCCATCGATGAATTGCCAAAGCGGATCGTCGATCTCGAGGACGACCCTTTCCGCTCGCTGGCCGGCGCGGTTCGCGACGCCGGCGGTTTCGCCAAGATCGAAGCGCCTTTCACCGAATTTCTCTGGGCGGATTTTTTCCGCCGCCGGGTGAGCGGCAAAGACCTGCGCCATTCCTTTGACGAGACGATAGAAAAAGCCGTGGAACTGGCGCGCTCGCACGAAGCACGGCATCTTCCCGGCTGGTGCGGGAGAGCCGGATGA
- a CDS encoding mechanosensitive ion channel domain-containing protein, which yields MITLHCLFRRIATIAIALVALGATGLFAQEQPPVKAASPGQTTEEKVDQLLQLLGQDDVRALLAQKLATTGAEPPPQTASPSQLSDLDQWASKRREHLARIMADLPTMSSQIASASGRLGDAIRAYGPVIFLLHVLVLFGAGLAGGVITNRIIVMHASRKNSGDIGKYASAVVSRRLLPLFGYGLVATAMFLSIQWPPLLSAVLLPWLVMSILLPVLFAVSGLLRQVVGREASPRRDFWIVRWTWLATLAGFCWALLRTLENLGVPRDTLGLLSTGLVGLLFLLAGLWIWRRPGGDPGSERTRAIDVALIFCLIILFGLRLAGAGVLFWIGLYALVLPGLASTLGIAARKLATDIGGYGESDLRPVLAERGVRLAIVGTAIVWLIFLVRAHPDSLPDGALLTSIVVGILHGALILLLADLIWIAIKSMIARRLELSAPAGDAMSGHSGGQPQDDRLLTILPILRNMLGIIIAAVAVMTALSELGVNIGPLLASAGIFGIAIGFGSQTLVKDIISGVFYMIDDAFRVGEYIQSGSYRGTVESFSIRSVKLRHHRGPIFTVPFGSLGAVENMSRDWSIDKFMVTVAFDTDIAKVKAITKEIGKALKEDPEFGPFLIETVKLKGVEHFGEYGMTLGFGMMLRAGGQSSVVRRKAYSMLKDAFAENDIQFASMTGAYPAARSAKRLEEEQGGDMEPPPEE from the coding sequence ATGATCACCCTTCACTGCCTTTTCAGACGGATTGCAACTATCGCCATCGCGCTCGTCGCGCTCGGAGCGACCGGCCTTTTCGCGCAGGAACAGCCACCGGTGAAGGCGGCCTCGCCCGGGCAGACGACGGAAGAAAAGGTTGACCAGTTGCTGCAACTTCTCGGTCAGGACGACGTTCGCGCCCTGCTGGCACAGAAACTTGCGACAACCGGCGCGGAGCCGCCTCCGCAAACGGCATCACCAAGTCAACTGAGCGATCTCGACCAGTGGGCGAGCAAGCGGCGCGAGCATCTTGCCCGCATCATGGCCGACCTGCCGACGATGTCCTCGCAGATAGCCTCCGCATCAGGAAGGCTTGGCGACGCGATCCGCGCCTATGGTCCCGTTATTTTCCTGCTGCATGTGCTTGTCCTGTTCGGCGCGGGCCTTGCCGGCGGCGTTATCACCAACCGCATCATCGTCATGCACGCATCCCGCAAAAACAGCGGGGATATCGGCAAATATGCCTCGGCCGTCGTGTCGAGGCGGCTCCTGCCCCTTTTCGGATACGGCCTTGTCGCAACCGCCATGTTCCTCAGCATCCAGTGGCCGCCCCTGCTGAGCGCGGTTCTGCTGCCCTGGCTTGTGATGAGTATTCTCCTGCCGGTGCTTTTTGCCGTTTCCGGCCTGTTGCGACAGGTGGTTGGCCGCGAAGCCAGCCCGCGGCGCGATTTCTGGATCGTCCGCTGGACGTGGCTTGCAACGCTTGCCGGGTTTTGCTGGGCGTTGCTCAGGACGCTCGAAAATCTCGGCGTTCCGCGCGATACGCTCGGTCTGTTGTCCACCGGCTTGGTCGGCCTCCTGTTTCTGCTCGCCGGCCTCTGGATATGGCGGCGGCCCGGCGGCGATCCGGGTTCTGAACGGACGCGGGCGATCGATGTCGCGCTGATCTTCTGCCTCATCATCCTCTTCGGATTGCGCCTGGCCGGCGCAGGCGTGCTGTTCTGGATCGGGCTTTATGCGCTTGTCCTGCCGGGCCTTGCCTCGACGCTCGGCATCGCCGCGCGGAAACTCGCAACCGATATTGGCGGTTACGGCGAGAGCGACCTTCGCCCCGTTCTGGCCGAGCGCGGCGTGCGGCTCGCCATCGTCGGAACGGCCATCGTCTGGCTGATCTTCCTCGTCCGCGCCCATCCGGATTCCCTGCCTGATGGCGCCCTGCTCACCTCCATCGTCGTCGGTATCCTGCACGGCGCACTCATCCTGCTGCTGGCCGATCTCATATGGATCGCCATCAAGTCGATGATCGCCCGGCGGCTGGAACTGAGCGCCCCTGCCGGCGACGCAATGAGCGGCCACTCCGGCGGCCAGCCGCAGGACGACCGGCTTTTGACCATTCTGCCGATCCTGCGCAACATGCTCGGCATCATCATCGCAGCAGTCGCCGTCATGACGGCGCTTTCGGAACTCGGCGTCAATATCGGACCGCTGCTGGCCAGCGCCGGCATTTTCGGCATCGCCATCGGTTTCGGCTCACAGACGCTGGTGAAAGATATCATCAGCGGCGTGTTTTACATGATCGATGACGCCTTCCGTGTCGGCGAATATATTCAGAGCGGTTCCTATCGCGGCACCGTGGAATCCTTCAGCATCCGCTCGGTCAAGCTGCGCCATCATCGCGGCCCGATCTTCACCGTGCCGTTCGGGTCGCTCGGCGCGGTCGAAAACATGAGCCGTGACTGGTCGATCGATAAATTCATGGTCACCGTCGCCTTCGATACCGATATCGCCAAGGTCAAGGCCATCACCAAGGAGATCGGCAAGGCACTGAAAGAGGATCCGGAATTCGGGCCGTTCCTCATCGAGACCGTCAAGCTGAAGGGTGTCGAGCACTTCGGCGAATATGGCATGACGCTCGGCTTCGGCATGATGCTGCGCGCCGGCGGGCAATCCTCAGTGGTGCGGCGCAAGGCCTATTCGATGTTGAAGGATGCATTTGCTGAAAACGACATTCAGTTCGCCAGCATGACAGGCGCCTATCCCGCCGCGCGGTCCGCGAAGCGCCTGGAGGAGGAGCAGGGCGGCGACATGGAGCCGCCGCCCGAAGAGTAA
- the purU gene encoding formyltetrahydrofolate deformylase, producing the protein MTIYVMKVSCPARSGIVAAVSGYLARSGCNINDSSQFTDQETGRFFMRLSFVSEQGLERDALFEGFAPVAADFDMDYDFHDLSRKTKVVIMVSRFGHCLNDLLYRSRIGALPVKIVAVISNHLDYQKQVVNEDIPFHHIRVTPQTKPEAEAEILQVVQDTGAELVVLARYMQVLSDRLCQEMSGRIINIHHSFLPSFKGANPYKQAYERGVRLIGATAHYVTADLDEGPIIEQDTIRVTHAQSGLDYVSLGRDVESQVLARAIHAHIHHRVFLNGNRTVVFPASPGEYVSERMG; encoded by the coding sequence TTGACCATCTATGTCATGAAAGTCTCGTGCCCGGCGCGCAGCGGCATCGTTGCCGCCGTATCCGGATATCTCGCGCGATCCGGCTGCAACATCAACGACAGTTCGCAATTCACCGATCAGGAGACCGGCCGTTTTTTCATGCGGCTCAGCTTCGTTTCGGAACAGGGGCTGGAGCGTGACGCCCTCTTTGAAGGCTTCGCACCGGTCGCCGCGGATTTCGACATGGATTACGATTTCCATGATCTCTCCCGCAAAACCAAGGTGGTGATCATGGTGTCGCGCTTTGGCCATTGCCTCAACGATCTGCTGTATCGCTCCCGCATCGGCGCCCTGCCGGTGAAGATCGTTGCGGTGATCTCCAATCATCTCGATTACCAGAAGCAGGTAGTGAACGAGGATATTCCCTTCCACCACATCCGTGTCACGCCGCAGACGAAACCGGAGGCCGAAGCGGAAATCCTGCAGGTGGTGCAGGATACCGGTGCGGAACTCGTGGTTCTGGCCCGCTACATGCAGGTTCTGTCGGACCGGCTCTGTCAGGAAATGTCGGGGCGCATCATCAATATCCATCATTCCTTCCTGCCATCGTTCAAGGGCGCCAATCCTTACAAGCAGGCCTATGAGCGCGGTGTGCGGCTGATCGGCGCGACTGCCCATTACGTCACTGCTGATCTCGATGAGGGGCCGATCATCGAGCAGGATACGATCCGCGTGACCCATGCCCAGAGCGGTCTCGATTACGTCTCGCTTGGCCGCGATGTTGAAAGCCAGGTACTTGCCCGCGCCATCCACGCCCATATTCACCACCGGGTCTTCCTCAACGGCAACAGAACCGTGGTGTTTCCCGCTTCGCCGGGGGAATATGTGTCCGAGCGCATGGGCTAA
- the soxG gene encoding sarcosine oxidase subunit gamma family protein, producing the protein MNMRVSSPISGTLAESKAARVSILPAQARLSLRARGDVAPLGAALGLILPERIGARASAGERQAVRLGPDEWTILVPAGEVGELIAACAGVYAGHPHSLVDISGREVTLLIEGPRAAELLTLGCARDIDTIAVGEARRTIFDGVTVVLWRDAEDRFRMDIWNSFLPHLGHLLETGCRELAAEIA; encoded by the coding sequence ATGAACATGCGTGTTTCCTCCCCCATTTCCGGCACCTTGGCTGAAAGCAAGGCGGCGCGGGTCAGCATCCTGCCGGCGCAGGCGCGGCTGTCGTTGCGCGCCCGTGGTGATGTCGCGCCACTCGGCGCGGCACTTGGCCTCATCCTGCCCGAGCGGATAGGCGCCCGCGCCTCCGCTGGCGAAAGGCAGGCCGTGCGCCTTGGTCCCGATGAATGGACGATCCTTGTCCCTGCCGGTGAAGTCGGCGAATTGATCGCGGCCTGCGCCGGCGTTTATGCCGGCCATCCGCACAGCCTCGTCGATATTTCCGGTCGGGAAGTGACGCTGCTGATCGAGGGGCCGCGGGCCGCTGAACTTCTGACGCTTGGCTGCGCCCGCGATATCGACACGATTGCGGTGGGCGAGGCCCGCCGGACGATTTTCGACGGCGTGACCGTGGTGCTCTGGCGCGATGCGGAAGACCGTTTCCGAATGGATATCTGGAACAGTTTCCTGCCGCATCTTGGCCATTTGCTTGAAACCGGCTGCAGGGAACTTGCCGCTGAAATCGCCTGA